A genomic window from Silene latifolia isolate original U9 population chromosome Y, ASM4854445v1, whole genome shotgun sequence includes:
- the LOC141627592 gene encoding uncharacterized protein LOC141627592, producing the protein MQVVYDILRKSQKFEWTEEHEKAFKELKCYLSTPPLLAKPEQREPLFLYLLITEVAVSVVLVKEQDGIQHPVYYILTSYPLKIIMRKPELLGRMTKLSVHLSGYDLQFEPRTAIKSQALAYFVSDFCPATQAEAEKRVLTLCGNQESDTWTLYIDGASNAQGARVGLMARGLNVKNLRVYSDSLLVITQIPRDQNVEADALATLGATFKPTELSSIRITHVLTPTIQQEEEQDEQERTAQAQHVDGTGILVLDEDQQVGPDWQKPYVEWLRDGSLPEDSKEAQSFRIKASRFVLIDNVLFKNLWQVPTIGALTRRRPAQCCRIYTVRADEGRCHGLCQTVQLVSKGSSSHSPTKRTIASHYLTMAIHDVEDGHSGETTHGTRKQNIRAFHDRLFLEMD; encoded by the exons ATGCAAGTTGTTTATGATATACTAAGAAAGAGCCAGAAGTTCGAATGGACGGAAGAACATGAGAAAGCATTCAAAGAACTCAAGTGCTACCTCAGCACGCCACCACTACTAGCCAAGCCAGAGCAAAGGGAGCCGCTATTCTTGTATTTATTGATCACTGAAGTTGCAGTAAGCGTCGTCCTGGTCAAAGAGCAAGATGGGATACAGCATCCAGTATATTACATCC TAACTAGTTATCCTCTGAAAATAATCATGAGGAAACCTGAGCTGTTAGGAAGAATGACCAAATTATCAGTCCACCTAAGTGGATATGATTTGCAATTTGAGCCCAGAACAGCAATTAAGTCTCAAGCACTGGCATATTTTGTGTCAGACTTTTGTCCTGCTACTCAGGCGGAGGCAGAAAAGAGGGTGCTAACGTTATGCGGAAACCAAGAAAGTGATACCTGGACCTTATACATCGATGGGGCCTCAAATGCCCAGGGAGCTCGTGTGGGGCTG ATGGCGCGGGGACTAAATGTCAAGAACCTGAGAGTGTACAGTGACTCATTACTAGTG ATCACCCAGATCCcgagagatcagaacgtggaagcagacgccctagccACACTAGGAGCCACTTTCAAACCCACAGAATTATCCAGCATACGCATCACCCATGTGCTAACCCCAACAATACAACAAGAGGAAGAGCAGGATGAACAAGAGAGGACAGCTCAAGCGCAGCATGTGGATGGGACTGGGATCCTAGTATTAGATGAAGACCAGCAAGTAGGCCCAGATTGGCAAAAGCCTTACGTAGAATGGTTAAGAGACGGAAGCCTCCCAGAAGATAGCAAAGAGGCTCAAAGTTTCAGGATTAAGGCCTCCAGGTTTGTGCTAATAGACAACGTGCTCTTCAAGAATCTTTGGCAGGTCCCTACCATAGGTGCCTTAACAAGGAGGAGGCCAGCACAATGCTGCAGGATATACACGGTGAGGGCAGATGAGGGCAGATGCCATGGACTATGTCAAACGGTGCAACTCGTGTCAAAGGGCAGCTCCAGCCATTCACCAACCAAGAGAACCATTGCATCCCATTATCTCACCATGGCCATTCATGATGTGGAGGATGGACATAGTGGGGAAACTACCCATGGCACCAGGAAACAGAATATACGTGCTTTTCATGACAGATTATTTCTCGAAATGGATTGA